GGAGATTGAAATTATCAAACCAGATATTATTCTTTGCTGCAATACTTTTATTGAACTTATGTGGGCATTGGATCTGAAGGAAGTTAAGCAATCCCTTTCTAATCCGAAAACAGCATTTGAGAAATATTACAGCTACACAAATTCCAGAGTAATTCCGTGGAAACATCATCCCGCAGACCGACGCCAGCACCGGAAAAATTATAATGATTTGAAGCAGCTTTTTAAAGACATCAAATTATGACGTCATATCATATGGTTTGTAAGGGTCGGAGCTCAAGAATGGCGCGCCCTACCGTTATAGACAAACTTGAGTACTTCCACTAATAGACGAACAATGCAACTTGTTCTCGCGACCAGAAACCAGGATAAAATCAGGGAGATAATGCATCTTCTTGAAGATCTGCCCATAACCATCCTGACTTTCAAGGATTTTCTTGATTTCCCCGAGGTGGAAGAAACCGGTGAGACTCTGGAAGAAAATGCTATTCTCAAGGCGAAAGGAATCACC
This genomic window from Candidatus Zixiibacteriota bacterium contains:
- a CDS encoding non-canonical purine NTP pyrophosphatase, which gives rise to MQLVLATRNQDKIREIMHLLEDLPITILTFKDFLDFPEVEETGETLEENAILKAKGIT